One Baekduia alba genomic window, CGTTGGACTTGTTCTTGGCGCCCTTGGCCTCGAGCACGACCTTGCTCGGGTCGGTCGGGTTGCCGACCAGCCTGATGTAGCGCTTGCTCGCGCCCGAGACGACGACGCCTTCCTTGTAGGTGCCGTTGGCGACCTTGATCTTGTCGCCCGGCTTGGCCTTGTTGACCGCCGACTGGATCGTCGGGAAGCAGGACTTCTTGTTCTTGCAGACGTTGAGCGTCTGGAACGGCCCCTTGGGCTTGGTCGTCGCGCTCTTGGGGTTCGAGGGCGGCGGGTAGTCGACCGCCCCGGCGACCGGGACGGAGGCCGCCAGCGCGGCCACGGCGGTGGCGGCGACGACGGTGATTGACCTGCGGTGGGACATGCGTGCTCCTCCTACTACTCGACGAGGTACCAGCCAGCCATCCCCGCGTCCTGATGGGAGAAGACATGGCAGTGGTAGAGCCACCGACCGGGGTTGTCCTCGACGAACTCCACCGTGATGGTCTCATTGGGACCGACCGACGGGGTGTCGACGAACGCACCGGCTTCGTCCTTCCAGCGGTGGCCGTGGATGTGGAAGTCGTGAAAGTTGTTGTCCATGCCGATGATGTGGAACCCGACGCGCTGGCCGGCCTTGGCGCGCAGGATCGGCGTGTTGCCGGCGTAGGCGCGACCGTTGAAACACTGGTAAGAGCGCTTCAGACCGGTGACCGGCGGCTGCAGCTGGTGCATGAACAGGACCTGCTCGACGTCGGGGCCGGGATCGCCCTTCTCGCGGATCGTCAGCGAGCCGAACATGCCGCGGAACGTGTTGAGCGTGTGGTTGGGGCCGTGGTCGTGATACGGCCAGGTCCCGACCGCCTCGGGCACGCACTCCCAGGTGTAGGTGAACTCCTCACCGGGCGCGATGAAGCCACCGGCCCGCGTGTAGTCGCCGATGTAGACCCCGTCGTACTCCGGGTTGTACTTCACCCCGTGCGGGTGCATCGTGACCGGCTGGGCGAGCTTGCCCTGCAGGTTGTTGCGGAAGTGCACGACGAGCGTGTCGCCGACCTCGGCGCGCAGCCGCGGGCCCGGGATCTGCGCCGGGCCGAACGGGGCGGCGAAGCCCTCGGTCATCTGCTGGTAGACGGTCGCGGTGAACGTCGACGGACCCGGGATCGCGACGCCGTGCCAGTCGTCGCGCTTGGTCGGCACGATCGTCCACTGCACGGTCGTGGCCTGGATCCAGTACTCGACCGCGCGGCCGCCGGGCTGCGGCGACGGCGTCACGTAGGTCTGGCGCTCGGTCGGCTCGACCGCGGCCTTCGGCTTGGCGGCCGCGGCGCGAGCGCGGGCGAGCGGCGGCCGCGCGACGTTGCGCGCGGCGGCGTCGGCCTTGGCGGCGTCGCCGGCCTTGCCGAGCACGACGTCCTGGCCGCCGATCGAGCAGAGGAAGGCACCAGCGGCGCCGACCTGCAGAAAGCGGCGGCGGCCAAGCGTGGGGTCGAACGGGTCGAGCGGATCCGGCGTCATGTGGGGAACGGCGCCGGGATTCGGGACGACGAGCCTGGGTGGACGCCCGACACCGGGCGCCGGCTCTCCTCGGCAGCGCGTCGATCCTACACGAACCTGGACACTTGTCCAAGACATTTGAACGAGAGTCCGGTACGGTGGCCCCGATGGCCGGCCCGCCCACCACGCCCGCGCCGACGCGCGGGCGACGCGACCGCCGCGGCGAGCAGCGCCGCGCCGAGCTGCTGGAGGCCGCCATCCACCTGATCGGCGCCCACGGCCTGGACGCCGTGACGCACCGCGCGGTCGCGGCCGAGGCTGGCGTGCCGGCCGCGTCCACGTCTTACTACTTCCGCTCCAAGGACGAGCTGATCGACGAGGCGCTCAACACGCTCGCGACGCGGGAGATCGCGCTGCTGCGCGCCCGTCGCGAGGCGCTCGGCGAGCGCGTAGCCGACCTCGCGGAGACGACCGAGGCCCTCAGCGGATGGATCGAGGAGCAGCTGACGCCGGAGGGCCGGATCGCGATGCTCGCCCAGTACCAGCTGCAGCTCGAGGCGGCCCGCCGGCCCGCGGCGCGGCAGATCCTCGCCGCCTGGAAGGACGGCACCGACGACCTCGCCGAGACCGCGATGTCCTCGCTGGGCGCCGCCGACGTGCGCACCGCCGGCATCCTGCTCGTCTGCGCGATCGACGGCCTGCGCCTGCGGCTGATGGCCTCCGGCCACGACCCGCTCTCGCCCCAGCAGCTGCGCGCGACGATCCGCGCGTTGTTGGCGGGGTTGGTCGGGTCCTAGCGGCCCGCGGGCCTAGACCGCGACCCAGGCGCCGTCGCGGCGGCCGAGCGTCACGGTCGACTCGCTGCCGTCGGCGTGCACGGCGCGGAAGATCGCCTGGTCGGCGTCGGTGCCGGGCTTGTCGACGACCTGGACGAGGTGGAGCTGGTCCACGTCGCGCGGGGCGACCGCGGCGCGCGCCGCGGCCTCGATCGTCTCCCGCTCCCAGCCGCGGTCCTGCGCGCGGGCGTCGGCGAGCGCGGCGTCGGCCGCCTCGATGCGGGTGCGCAGCTCGGCGTCCATGGCCTCGCGACGGCGGCCGAGCACGATGTAGCCGCCGACGAAGAAGACGACGATCAGCACGACGATGACGCCGACGACGATGCCGACCACGGTTCCGGCGCTGGCGAGGATCACAGGGAGAGTCTTACAGCAGGACGTTGCGCGCGGTGAGGTGGGTGCCGACTTTGCGCTTGACGCGCTGGAGGGCGTTGTCGACCGTCTTGGTGTCGCAGCCCAGCCGCTCGCCGACCTGCTCGTAGCTGTAGCCGTCGAGGTAGAGCGACAGGACGCGGGACTCGAGCTCGCTCAGCGCGGTCGAGAGGCAGCTGACCAGCGACTGCAGCTCCTCGGAGCTGATCACCTGGTTGACCGGGTCGTGGACCGGCGAGCCGGGGATGACCTCGTCGAGCGTCGGCTCGCCGTCCTGAGCGGAGGCGGGCGACGCCGAGAACGACACGTACTGGTTCAGCGGCGTGTGCTTGTTGCGCGTCGCCGTCTTGACCGCGGTGATGATCTGGCGCGTGATGCAGAGCTCGGCGAAGTTGCGGAACGACGACTCACGGTCGGTCCGGTAGTCGCGCACGGCCTTGTAGAGCCCGACGAGCCCTTCCTGGATCAGGTCGTCGGAGTCGCCGCCGGCCAGGAAGTACGAGGACGCCTTCAGACGGACGAAGCCGTAGTAGCGCCGCACGATGCGGTCATAGGCGATCGGATCGCCCTGCTTGGCAAGGGCGATCAGGTAGCCATCATCGACCTGAACCTGCCCTTGAGGGTTGAAGGAGAGACGTGCCACGAGCGAATCCTTTCTGCACGAATGCAGGGGAAATTGCTCAGTGGCGCACTCCTCCCCTGGCGCCATCTGAAATCTTCTCGACCCGAAGTCCTCAACCTCAGGTCGACCGTTATGTGGGCGGACCCTCCCACAGTTATGAAGCCCCGTCAAGGCTGTGCAGGGATTCTTGCGCGGGCGCCGGAGCGACCACCACGGGTTCGAGCCGTCGTTCGGGTGTGGACGACTACTGCGCCGCGCCGCGCGCGTCCAGGATCCCGTACAGCAGCACGGCCGCGGCGGCCGACACGTTGAGCGAGTCGACCCGGCCGCGCATCGGCAGCGAGACGATGTCGTCGCACATCGCGCGCACGCGCGGGCGCAGGCCCGTGCCCTCCGCGCCGAGCACGAGGACGACGCCACCGGTGTAGTCCGGCTGGCGGTACGGCGTGCCCTTCGCGGCCGCGCCGTAGACCCAGCAGCCGGCGGTCTTGGCCTCGGCCAGGTAGTCCGCGACGTTGCGGACCTGGGCGATCTTGAGGTGCTCGACCGCGCCGGCCGAGGCCTTGGCCGCCGCAGCGGTCACCTCGGCGGAGCGATGGCGCGGGATGACGATCCCCGACGCGCCCGCCGCCTCGGCCGACCGCGCGATCGCCCCGAGGTTGCGCGGGTCCTGGATCTCGTCGAGCGCGATGATCAGCGGCGCCGGGCCGGTGAGCAGGCTCGCCGGATCCGCGTAGGGGTACGGGCCGACGTCGGCGACCAGGCCCTGGTGGGCGTCGCTGCCGGCGCGCTGGGTCAGCCAGTCGCCGTCGGCCGGCTCGAGGTGGATGCCGTCGAGCCACGGCTCCTTCGCCGCGCCCTGCGTCGCCCAGATGCGCTGGACCTCGCGCCGCCCGGACCGCAGCGCCTCGAAGATCGGGTTGCGGCCGTAGAGGACGTCGGGCTTCTCGCGCGGCTCGGCGGGCGTCGCCTCCGCCCCGCGCGGGACGGCCCGGTTGCGCCGGGCCCGCGTCTCGTCGCCGCGCGCGCCGCTGCCGCGGCCCGTCCGCTGCGGCTTGGGCCGGCTCCCGCCGGAGGGCTTGCGCCCGCTGCCGCCCCGCTCACCCGGGCTCATGCCTCCACCAGCTCGGCGCCGTCGGGGCCGTCGCGGACGACCCAGCCGGCGTCGCGCAGCGCGTCGCGGAGGCGGTCGGCCTCGGCCCAGTCCTTGCCGGCGCGCGCGTTCTCGCGCGCGGCCAGCAGCTCCAGCGCCTCCGGCGGCGGGCCGTCGCCGTTGGCGCCGCCCCGCGCCAGCTCGGCCAGGCCGAAGACGTCGAGCATCTCGACCAGGTCGTCGCGGCCGACCTCGGCGAGCTTGTTGGCCTCGCTCACCCACGCGGCCAGCGCGGCGAGCGCGGTCGCGGTGTTGAAGTCGTTGGCCAGGGCGGCGAAGAACGCGTCGCGGTGGACGCGCAGCGCCGCCGGCGACGGCCCGTCGACCAGCCTGCGCCCCGCCTCGCGGATGCGCTTGAGCCGGCCCTGGGCGTCGCGCAGCGTGTCGGGCGCGAAGACGATCGGCTGCCGGTAGTGGCCGCCGGCGAAGAACAGCAGCAGCGTCTCGCGGCCCCACTCGTCCACGACGTCGGGCAGCAGCGAGATGTTGCCCACCGACTTGGACATCTTCTCGCCGCGCATCTCGAGCATGCCGTTGTGCATCCAGATCTGCGCGAGCTCCTGACCGCGCGCCAGGCGCGTCTGGGCCGCTTCGTTCTCGTGGTGGGGGAACACGAGGTCCGACCCGCCGCCGTGGACCTCGAAGCCCACGCCCAGCAGCTCCTCGGCCATCGCCGAGCACTCGATGTGCCAGCCGGGCCGGCCGCGGCCCCACGGCGCGTCCCAGGCGGTGTCCTCGCCCTCCTTCTGCGCCTTCCACAGCGCGAAGTCCAGCGGATCCTCCTTGAGCGCGGCGCCTTCGATGCCTTCGCCCTGGTCCAGATCCTCGAGGCGTCGGTGCGAGAGGTCGCCGTACTGCGCGTCGGCGCGCACGCGGAAGTACACGTCGCCCTCCACCGCGTAGGCCGCGTCGCGGTCGATCAGCGCCTGGATCAGCCCGACGATGCCGTCGATCGTCTCCGACGCGAGCGGCTCGTGGTCCGGGCGCGGCAGGCCGAGCGCGTCGGTGTCGGCGACGTAGTGCGCGGTCATCTCGCGCGCGAGCTCCTCGGACCCGATCCCGCGCGCGTTGGCGGCGTCGTAGATCTTGTCGTTGACGTCGGTGACGTTGGCGACGAACGTCGCGTCATAGCCCTCGTGCGCCAGGAAGCGCTTCAGCCACGAGAACACGACGTAGGGCCGGGCGTTGCCGACGTGGATGCGGTTGTAGACCGTCGGGCCGCAGGCGTAGATCCCGACCCTGTTGCCGGGATCGCGCGCTACGAGCGGGCGCAGCTCGCCGCTGCGAGTGTCGTGAAGGCGGATCTCAGGCACAGCGCCAGCCTATCCAGGCAGGGGGTCCGGACCGCCTGCTGAACTTCTGGGCTGGCGCAATGGACACATGGTTGATCCACTTCCCGCCTGGGCAGGCCGTAGTCTGCCGCCTCTTCCGATGTCTGCACTGTCCCTGCAAGAACGTTCGCTGGCCCTCGTGGAGGAGGGCTTCCGCACGTTGCCGGAGCGGTATCTGGGCGGTCCGGCGGGCTTCGACGTCACCTACCACGTGCGCCTCGGCGACCTCGGCCACACGTTCGAGGTGCGCTGCACGGAGCAGACCGCGCGCGTCCGCAAGGGCATCAGCGCGCGGCCGGCGGACGTCGTCATCGGCACCGACTCGCGGACCTGGCTGCGCCTCCGCGCCGGCGAGCTGAGCGCGGTCGAGGCGTTCCGGGAGCGCTCGCTCTACGCGCGCGGCGAGCTCGACAACGCCGTCCGCTTCGAGGGCCTGTTCCGGCTGCCCGACGGCCGCGACCCGCTGATGCGCGTCCACGACGTCCGGTTGCCCGGCCGCTCGGTCTCGGTGTTGACGACGGGCACGGGCGCGGCGCCCGACGTCCTCCTGATCCACGGCCTCGGCGCGGCCAAGTCCTCGTTCTTCGACTGCGCGGCGCTGCTGGCCGAGGCTGGCCACCGCGTCCACGCGATCGACCTACCCGGCTTCGGCGGCTCGTCCAAGCCGCCGACGGCGCCCTACACCGCGACGTGGTTCGCCAAGACGGTCCTGGCCGTGATGGACGAGCTGGAGATCGCGTCGGCGCACGTCGTCGGCAACTCGATGGGCGGCCGCGTGGCGCTGGAGATCGGCCTGCGCCGGCCCGAGCGCGTGCGCTCGATCGCCGCGCTCTGTCCCGCCGTCGCGTTCGTCAAGCGCGACTTCCATCCGCTGGTGCGGCTGCTGCGGCCGGAGCTCGGGCTCCTGCCGCACAAGCTGCGGCGCGGGATGGTCGAGCGCCAGCTGTGGTCGCTGTTCTGCGACCCCGACGCGCTGGACCCGTCGGTCGCCGACGTCGTCGTCGACGAGTTCCAGCGGATCTACGGCAGCGCCGGCGCGCGCGTCGCCTTCTACGCGTCGGCCCGCAACATCTACCTCGACCGGCCGTTCGGCCACGGCGGCTTCTACCCGCGCCTGGCCGAGCTCGAGCCGCCGGCGCTGTTCGTCTGGGGCTCGCACGACAAGCTGATCCCGGCGGGCTTCCGCCATCACGTGGCCAAGGCGCTGCCCGGCGCCGAGCAGATCGTGCTGGACGGCTGCGGCCACGTGCCGCAGGTCGAGCGCCCCGAGCAGACCGCGGGCATGCTCAAGCGCCTGTTCGCGCGCGCTGACGCGCTGGGCGCGCGCCGGTTCGCCCGCGCCGAGTCCGACGCTGCGTAACTCCGCGCGCGGGTAGTGTGAGCCGGGATGGCCGGGGCCTCGCAGCACACCGCGAACGGAGCGCGCAACGGCCACCGCCGCGGCGGGGTCGGCGGAGCGCCGCCCCAGGGTCGCGACGACCCGCGCGCCGACGGCGACGTGCGCGCGCCCACCGCGGCGCGCCAGGGCTCGCTGCTCGGTCGTGCCGTGCGGTCGCTGGCCGGCGCCGTCGCCCAGCGCGTCCCGCCCGCCGACCTCGACGAGCGCGACCCGGACTACATCCGCGAGACGCTGCCGCGCATGTGGCTGCTGGCCAGCCTCTACTTCCGCGGTGAGGTCCGGGGCCTGGGCAACGTCCCCGACACCGGCCCGGTGCTGATGGTCGGCAACCACTCCGGCGGCAACCTCACGCCGGACACCACGGTCTTCAGCCTCGCCTTCCACGCCTACTTCGGCGTCGAGCGCCCGTTCCACCAGCTCGCCCACAACCTGGTGCTGTCGATGCCCGGCCTGGGCTTCCTGCGCAAGTACGGCACGGTCGCGGCGTCGCCCGAGAACGCGCGCACGGCGCTGCGGTCGGGCGCCGCGGTGCTCGTCTACCCCGGCGGCGACCGCGAGGTCCACCGCCCCTCGTGGCAGTCCGGCCGCATCGACTTCGGCGAGCGCAAGGGCTACGTCCGGCTCGCGCTGGACGAGGACGTCCCGATCGTGCCCGTCGTGGCGATCGGCGGCCAGGAGACCGCGCTGTTCCTCTCCCAGGGCGAGTGGCTGGCCAAGCTGCTGATGCTCGACAGGCTGTTCCGGCTCAAGGTGCTGCCGATCTCGATCGCGCCGCCGTGGGGCCTGAACGTCGGCGACATGCTCGGCCACGTCCCGCTGCCGTCGAAGATCGTCGTCGAGGTGCTGCCGCCGATCCGGCTGCGCGAGGAGTTCGGCGCCGACCCCGACGTCGACGAGGTCCACGCGCACGTCACCCGGCTGATGCAGGAGACGCTCGACGCGCTGGCGTCCGAGCGCCGGCTGCCGGTGATCGGCTGATGCGCGTCGGCGCCGCGATCGACGTCACCGCGCCGGCCGAGATGGTGTGGTCGTTCGTCGACGACCCGTCCCGCTACCTGCACTTCATGTCGGGGATCACGCGCTGGGAGGTGGTCAGCGATGCGCCGTCCGGGCTGGGCGCGCGCTACCGGATGCTCATGCACGTGGGCTCGGCGGAGGTCGGCGGGCTCGTCGAGGTCGTCGAGCACGACGTCGGCCGCGACATGGCGTGGGTGTCGGTCGTGGGGATCGACCAGCGCGGCCGCTGGCGGCTGCGCGAGCGCCGGCGCGGCGACGGCTCGGCCGTGACGAAGGTCGAGCTGCGCCTCTCCTACGGCGTCGCGGGGTCCGGGATGTTCGGCTGGCTGGCCGAGCACGTGGCCGCGCCGACGGTCCGCGGCCACCTGCGCCGGTCCCTGCAGCAGCTCAAGCGCCAGGTCGAGCACGAGCAGCTGCGCAGCGCCGCGGCGGCCAGGCGCGCGGCCCGCGTGGCGTAGGCCGCGCCGCACGCCGTTAACCTGCGGGCAGATGCCGCCGGGGTCAGCGCTCGACATCCTCGTCGTCGACGACGACGACGCCCTTCGCAACATGCTCACGCGCTCCTTCGAGCGCGAGGGTCACCGCATCACGTCCGTCGCCGACGGGCACGGCGCGCTGGAGGAG contains:
- a CDS encoding SRPBCC family protein yields the protein MRVGAAIDVTAPAEMVWSFVDDPSRYLHFMSGITRWEVVSDAPSGLGARYRMLMHVGSAEVGGLVEVVEHDVGRDMAWVSVVGIDQRGRWRLRERRRGDGSAVTKVELRLSYGVAGSGMFGWLAEHVAAPTVRGHLRRSLQQLKRQVEHEQLRSAAAARRAARVA
- a CDS encoding alpha/beta fold hydrolase, which produces MSALSLQERSLALVEEGFRTLPERYLGGPAGFDVTYHVRLGDLGHTFEVRCTEQTARVRKGISARPADVVIGTDSRTWLRLRAGELSAVEAFRERSLYARGELDNAVRFEGLFRLPDGRDPLMRVHDVRLPGRSVSVLTTGTGAAPDVLLIHGLGAAKSSFFDCAALLAEAGHRVHAIDLPGFGGSSKPPTAPYTATWFAKTVLAVMDELEIASAHVVGNSMGGRVALEIGLRRPERVRSIAALCPAVAFVKRDFHPLVRLLRPELGLLPHKLRRGMVERQLWSLFCDPDALDPSVADVVVDEFQRIYGSAGARVAFYASARNIYLDRPFGHGGFYPRLAELEPPALFVWGSHDKLIPAGFRHHVAKALPGAEQIVLDGCGHVPQVERPEQTAGMLKRLFARADALGARRFARAESDAA
- the rlmB gene encoding 23S rRNA (guanosine(2251)-2'-O)-methyltransferase RlmB; this encodes MSPGERGGSGRKPSGGSRPKPQRTGRGSGARGDETRARRNRAVPRGAEATPAEPREKPDVLYGRNPIFEALRSGRREVQRIWATQGAAKEPWLDGIHLEPADGDWLTQRAGSDAHQGLVADVGPYPYADPASLLTGPAPLIIALDEIQDPRNLGAIARSAEAAGASGIVIPRHRSAEVTAAAAKASAGAVEHLKIAQVRNVADYLAEAKTAGCWVYGAAAKGTPYRQPDYTGGVVLVLGAEGTGLRPRVRAMCDDIVSLPMRGRVDSLNVSAAAAVLLYGILDARGAAQ
- a CDS encoding lysophospholipid acyltransferase family protein, with amino-acid sequence MAGASQHTANGARNGHRRGGVGGAPPQGRDDPRADGDVRAPTAARQGSLLGRAVRSLAGAVAQRVPPADLDERDPDYIRETLPRMWLLASLYFRGEVRGLGNVPDTGPVLMVGNHSGGNLTPDTTVFSLAFHAYFGVERPFHQLAHNLVLSMPGLGFLRKYGTVAASPENARTALRSGAAVLVYPGGDREVHRPSWQSGRIDFGERKGYVRLALDEDVPIVPVVAIGGQETALFLSQGEWLAKLLMLDRLFRLKVLPISIAPPWGLNVGDMLGHVPLPSKIVVEVLPPIRLREEFGADPDVDEVHAHVTRLMQETLDALASERRLPVIG
- a CDS encoding multicopper oxidase domain-containing protein; the protein is MTPDPLDPFDPTLGRRRFLQVGAAGAFLCSIGGQDVVLGKAGDAAKADAAARNVARPPLARARAAAAKPKAAVEPTERQTYVTPSPQPGGRAVEYWIQATTVQWTIVPTKRDDWHGVAIPGPSTFTATVYQQMTEGFAAPFGPAQIPGPRLRAEVGDTLVVHFRNNLQGKLAQPVTMHPHGVKYNPEYDGVYIGDYTRAGGFIAPGEEFTYTWECVPEAVGTWPYHDHGPNHTLNTFRGMFGSLTIREKGDPGPDVEQVLFMHQLQPPVTGLKRSYQCFNGRAYAGNTPILRAKAGQRVGFHIIGMDNNFHDFHIHGHRWKDEAGAFVDTPSVGPNETITVEFVEDNPGRWLYHCHVFSHQDAGMAGWYLVE
- the sigH gene encoding RNA polymerase sporulation sigma factor SigH; amino-acid sequence: MARLSFNPQGQVQVDDGYLIALAKQGDPIAYDRIVRRYYGFVRLKASSYFLAGGDSDDLIQEGLVGLYKAVRDYRTDRESSFRNFAELCITRQIITAVKTATRNKHTPLNQYVSFSASPASAQDGEPTLDEVIPGSPVHDPVNQVISSEELQSLVSCLSTALSELESRVLSLYLDGYSYEQVGERLGCDTKTVDNALQRVKRKVGTHLTARNVLL
- a CDS encoding TetR/AcrR family transcriptional regulator, with the translated sequence MAGPPTTPAPTRGRRDRRGEQRRAELLEAAIHLIGAHGLDAVTHRAVAAEAGVPAASTSYYFRSKDELIDEALNTLATREIALLRARREALGERVADLAETTEALSGWIEEQLTPEGRIAMLAQYQLQLEAARRPAARQILAAWKDGTDDLAETAMSSLGAADVRTAGILLVCAIDGLRLRLMASGHDPLSPQQLRATIRALLAGLVGS
- the cysS gene encoding cysteine--tRNA ligase codes for the protein MPEIRLHDTRSGELRPLVARDPGNRVGIYACGPTVYNRIHVGNARPYVVFSWLKRFLAHEGYDATFVANVTDVNDKIYDAANARGIGSEELAREMTAHYVADTDALGLPRPDHEPLASETIDGIVGLIQALIDRDAAYAVEGDVYFRVRADAQYGDLSHRRLEDLDQGEGIEGAALKEDPLDFALWKAQKEGEDTAWDAPWGRGRPGWHIECSAMAEELLGVGFEVHGGGSDLVFPHHENEAAQTRLARGQELAQIWMHNGMLEMRGEKMSKSVGNISLLPDVVDEWGRETLLLFFAGGHYRQPIVFAPDTLRDAQGRLKRIREAGRRLVDGPSPAALRVHRDAFFAALANDFNTATALAALAAWVSEANKLAEVGRDDLVEMLDVFGLAELARGGANGDGPPPEALELLAARENARAGKDWAEADRLRDALRDAGWVVRDGPDGAELVEA